One stretch of Streptomyces sp. A2-16 DNA includes these proteins:
- a CDS encoding tellurite resistance TerB family protein, giving the protein MALFDRLKDQAKNLQQQAQGARGTTTGGAGHGGAGHGGAGHGGSRGGGSRAQLVGVLKTQLGSLKTELKSGAYRDASMAMCALVAAADGQVDAAEMQQMESLILGNEVLQNFPPEQLRQRFHKHVDQLTRNFPQGKAEALQEIAKAAKKPTEARAVIQTGIVIAGADGHFSQAEQAILREACAALGVPPAEFQL; this is encoded by the coding sequence ATGGCACTGTTCGACCGGCTCAAGGACCAGGCCAAGAACCTGCAGCAGCAGGCGCAGGGCGCACGCGGCACGACGACCGGCGGTGCCGGACACGGCGGCGCGGGGCACGGCGGTGCCGGACACGGCGGTTCGCGAGGCGGCGGTTCGCGCGCCCAGCTCGTCGGCGTGCTGAAGACCCAGCTCGGCTCCCTGAAGACGGAGCTGAAGAGCGGCGCCTACCGGGACGCCAGCATGGCGATGTGCGCCCTGGTCGCGGCCGCGGACGGCCAGGTGGACGCGGCCGAGATGCAGCAGATGGAGTCGCTGATCCTCGGCAACGAGGTGTTGCAGAACTTCCCGCCGGAGCAGCTGCGCCAGCGTTTCCACAAGCATGTGGACCAGCTGACCCGCAACTTCCCGCAGGGCAAGGCCGAGGCGCTCCAGGAGATCGCCAAGGCCGCCAAGAAGCCCACCGAGGCGCGTGCGGTGATCCAGACGGGCATCGTCATCGCCGGTGCCGACGGCCACTTCTCCCAGGCCGAGCAGGCGATCCTCAGGGAGGCGTGCGCGGCCCTCGGCGTCCCGCCGGCGGAGTTCCAGCTCTGA
- a CDS encoding tetratricopeptide repeat protein, with protein MSERDDPGVIGRRVQQLRVERGLTQKQLAEPAYTPAYISTLESGRVRPSDDALRHLADRLGVGFDELATGRPAHLVTDLRLRLTEAQRTLATGEAEESAAQYSRLLAEADALDLAEVRAAALLGLGECAVETGELGSARLYFERAEKALGDDVPLPARVPALRGRALAHYLTGELRYSVYLLESTIDELNRGGLHDPDALLLLYASVIGPYMDMGAHARAAQAAELALALAPQSGDPALVARMHRSVARTLLAEGRLAEADASLAKAAELYRQLQIRTELANCHWMRGYVCAQNGELERAEAELRQALAMLSAKRAALYSSQAAVELADVLHRRGKSDEAAALLHDVLSDLSSERGALHSAAAHRLLGIIAEDARDTEAAEEHYVRALSLLERAGAAGDLADLCRLLGDLLRRTGRVEAALDAYRTGLGHRTAPGTTTLGPAPAQPPL; from the coding sequence ATGTCGGAGCGGGACGACCCGGGCGTCATCGGGCGACGGGTGCAGCAGCTGCGGGTCGAACGCGGGCTGACACAGAAACAGCTGGCCGAACCGGCCTACACACCGGCCTACATCTCCACCCTGGAGTCCGGGCGGGTGCGGCCCTCCGACGACGCGCTGCGGCATCTCGCCGACCGCCTCGGCGTCGGTTTCGACGAACTGGCGACCGGACGTCCGGCCCATCTCGTCACCGATCTGCGCCTGCGCCTCACCGAGGCCCAGCGCACCCTTGCCACCGGGGAGGCCGAGGAGTCCGCCGCGCAGTACTCCCGGCTCCTCGCCGAGGCCGACGCGCTCGACCTCGCCGAGGTGCGGGCCGCCGCCCTGCTCGGACTCGGCGAGTGCGCCGTGGAGACGGGCGAACTCGGTTCCGCACGCCTGTACTTCGAGCGGGCCGAGAAGGCCCTCGGCGACGACGTCCCGCTGCCCGCCCGGGTCCCCGCGCTGCGCGGACGAGCCCTCGCCCACTACCTCACCGGTGAACTCCGCTACTCCGTCTACCTGTTGGAGTCCACCATCGACGAGCTCAACCGCGGTGGCCTCCACGACCCCGACGCCCTGCTCCTCCTCTACGCGAGCGTCATCGGCCCCTACATGGACATGGGCGCCCACGCCCGCGCCGCCCAGGCCGCCGAACTCGCCCTCGCCCTCGCCCCGCAGTCCGGCGACCCCGCCCTGGTCGCCCGGATGCACCGCTCCGTCGCCCGTACCCTGCTCGCCGAGGGCCGCCTCGCCGAGGCCGACGCCTCCCTGGCCAAGGCCGCCGAGCTGTACCGGCAGCTCCAGATCCGCACCGAACTCGCCAACTGTCACTGGATGCGCGGCTACGTCTGCGCGCAGAACGGCGAACTGGAGCGTGCCGAGGCCGAGTTGAGGCAGGCCCTCGCCATGCTCTCCGCCAAGCGGGCCGCCCTCTACTCCAGCCAGGCCGCCGTCGAGCTCGCCGACGTGCTGCATCGGCGCGGCAAGTCCGACGAGGCCGCCGCCCTGCTGCACGACGTGCTCAGCGACCTCAGCTCCGAACGCGGCGCCCTGCACTCCGCCGCCGCCCACCGCCTCCTCGGGATCATCGCCGAGGACGCCCGCGACACCGAGGCCGCCGAGGAGCACTACGTCCGCGCCCTGAGCCTCCTGGAGCGGGCGGGCGCCGCCGGTGACCTGGCCGACCTGTGCCGGCTGCTCGGCGACCTGCTGCGCCGCACGGGACGGGTCGAGGCGGCGCTCGACGCGTACCGGACGGGCCTCGGACACCGCACGGCCCCCGGCACCACCACCCTGGGCCCGGCCCCGGCACAGCCGCCTCTGTGA